A stretch of the Dioscorea cayenensis subsp. rotundata cultivar TDr96_F1 chromosome 4, TDr96_F1_v2_PseudoChromosome.rev07_lg8_w22 25.fasta, whole genome shotgun sequence genome encodes the following:
- the LOC120258609 gene encoding zinc finger MYM-type protein 1-like: MEVEYRTRLTAVLDVTRFLLKQGLPFRGHDESLSSLNKGNFLELLEWYSLRNEKVFRVVNQNAPANNQMTSPKIQKELANACATEITCTIVDDIGDKYFSLMIDEARDVSVKEQMGVVLRYVSKNGYVIERFLAMVHVPDTSAISLKNAIDCLFAKHRLSLSRLRGQGYDGASNMRGEFNGLKALVLKENPYARYIHCFAHQLQLVIVAVAKDNRIVSDFFQYVTMIVNAAGASCKRKDQLRQHHHDRLVEQLEKVEIARWRRTKIKNPV, translated from the coding sequence ATGGAGGTTGAATATCGTACTCGTTTAACAGCTGTTTTAGATGTGACGCGTTTTCTATTGAAGCAAGGTTTGCCTTTCCGTGGACATGATGAGTCCTTGAGCTCCTTGAACAAGGGTAATTTCCTTGAGCTACTCGAGTGGTATAGCCTGCGGAATGAAAAGGTTTTTAGGGTGGTTAATCAAAATGCTCCAGcaaataatcaaatgacttcGCCGAAAATTCAGAAGGAGTTAGCAAATGCTTGTGCAACAGAGATTACATGTACTATTGTTGATGATATAGGAGATaagtatttttctcttatgATTGATGAAGCCCGGGATGTGTCAGTAAAGGAGCAAATGGGAGTTGTTTTGCGCTATGTGAGTAAGAATGGGTATGTGATAGAGAGGTTTCTTGCTATGGTTCATGTGCCAGATACATCAGCTATTTCACTGAAGAATGCcattgattgtttatttgcTAAACATAGGTTATCTCTTTCAAGACTGAGGGGACAAGGATATGATGGGGCTTCAAATATGCGAGGAGAATTCAACGGTTTGAAGGCACTTGtcctaaaagaaaatccatatgcAAGGTATATCCATTGTTTTGCTCATCAGCTCCAATTAGTGATTGTTGCTGTTGCTAAAGACAATCGAATTGTGAGTGATTTTTTCCAATATGTTACTATGATTGTTAATGCGGCGGGGGCATCTTGTAAAAGGAAAGACCAACTTCGGCAACATCACCATGACAGGTTGGTTGAGCAATTAGAGAAGGTAGAGATAGCCCGGTGGCGGAGGACAAAAATCAAGAATCCGGTTTAG
- the LOC120258610 gene encoding uncharacterized protein LOC120258610: MSFKNVHDDGASNDNRGIAASLIEKMENYQFVFVMYLMRRLLGITNELSLALQQNDQNIVQAMRLIEAVKVQLQDLRETGWEAFLEQVRSFCEGNSIPVPNMEDHMRIRGRSRREGQVITHFHHYRVEIFCEVIDLIAQEMQNRFPETSTELLLLLSCLDPRDSFSKFNIHKLLRLAELYPEDFTMTERMMLEDQLATFIYDVRHDPDFINVGDLGGFARKMVETGKHIIFPLIYRLIELALVLPVATASVERVFSAMNIVKTDLRNKMGDEWMNDSLVVYIEREVFATIDNEAILQRFQKMQTRRMQLPPLSLTHMPHISSTNAGIGSSSSMHK; encoded by the exons ATGTCCTTCAAAAATGTGCATGATGATGGTGCTTCTAATGACAATAGAGGCATAGCGgcaagtttgattgaaaaaatggagaattatcaatttgtgtttgtgatgtATTTGATGAGGCGTTTGTTGGGAATAACAAATGAGTTATCACTTGCCTTACAACAAAATgatcaaaatattgttcaaGCAATGCGTTTGATTGAAGCTGTAAAGGTTCAGCTTCAAGACTTAAGGGAGACAGGATGGGAGGCATTTTTGGAGCAAGTTAGATCTTTTTGTGAAGGAAACTCTATCCCGGTGCCTAATATGGAGGATCATATGCGAATCCGTGGTCGTTCTAGACGGGAAGGGCAAGTCATTACTCATTTTCACCATTACCGCGTTGAAATTTTCTGCGAG GTCATTGATTTGATTGCACAAGAAATGCAAAACCGCTTCCCAGAAACTAGCACAGAGTTACTTCTTCTTCTGTCATGCCTTGATCCAAGGGACTCATTCTCCAAATTCAACATCCATAAGCTACTTCGTCTTGCAGAACTTTATCCCGAAGATTTCACAATGACTGAACGCATGATGCTTGAGGATCAACTTGCTACTTTTATTTATGATGTGCGGCATGATCcagattttataaatgttggggACTTAGGAGGTTTTGCTAGGAAGATGGTTGAGACAggcaaacatattatttttccaCTAATTTATCGCCTTATCGAGTTGGCATTGGTTTTACCAGTTGCGACagctagtgttgagagggtgtttTCGGCGatgaatattgtgaaaactGACTTACGTAATAAAATGGGAGACGAGTGGATGAATGATAGCTTGGTTGTCTATATTGAGCGGGAGGTTTTTGCAACTATAGACAATGAAGCGATTCTACAACGTTTTCAGAAAATGCAAACTCGGCGGATGCAGTTACCTCCTCTTAGTCTGACCCACATGCCTCACATTTCTAGCACTAACGCTGGCATCGGTTCTAGTTCAAGCATGCATAAATAg
- the LOC120258611 gene encoding protein ALP1-like: MVACDFDLRFVYVRAGWEGSASDAMILQRSIEQGFEVPRGKYYLVDARYANTPNFIAPYRGVRYHLQEQGRAQTRPGNCKELFNLRHASLRNHVERIIGILKMRFPILKVATFHPIDSQTDIVVVACMLHNFIRIHNGTYAVEDFDNEAEETIVPNGDESYGEDVDTMNSERTTGARKRDEIAMQMWNDYCSYRRA; the protein is encoded by the coding sequence ATGGTTGCATGTGATTTTGATCTTCGTTTTGTATATGTACgagctggttgggaaggttctgctTCCGATGCTATGATTCTCCAACGTTCGATTGAACAAGGTTTTGAAGTCCCACGGGGTAAATATTATCTAGTAGACGCAAGATATGCTAATACCCcgaattttattgctccatataGAGGTGTCCGGTACCATTTGCAAGAGCAAGGTCGAGCGCAAACTAGACCGGGCAATTGtaaagaactatttaatttgcgACATGCATCATTACGGAATCATGTTGAACGCATCATCGGCATTTTGAAGATGAGGTTTCCAATCCTTAAAGTAGCAACTTTCCACCCAATAGACTCTCAAACTGATATAGTGGTTGTTGCTTGTATGTTGCATAACTTCATCCGTATACATAATGGTACATATGCTGTTGAGGATTTCGATAATGAAGCCGAAGAAACTATTGTTCCTAATGGAGATGAGTCATACGGAGAGGATGTTGATACCATGAACTCTGAGCGAACTACAGGTGCtcgtaaaagagatgaaatagcaatgcaaatgtggaatgattattgTAGCTACCGCCGAGCCTAA
- the LOC120259070 gene encoding LOW QUALITY PROTEIN: pentatricopeptide repeat-containing protein At1g77170, mitochondrial-like (The sequence of the model RefSeq protein was modified relative to this genomic sequence to represent the inferred CDS: deleted 1 base in 1 codon), whose translation MCSTNGLFRNLSKSINSLRLLPNIWLHLHLSCSPSPESDSDGAGAAANQLESCADPSLLIRLHSQMLRNHFLRSPFHWNALIRAYLRLASPRAALLLFIQMSRSGASPDSYTLPIIFKAISHSFMLVTGRQLHSLSIKHGLELNEYCNSGLINIYAKAGEFDHALKVFDESSERKLGSWNAIINGLAQGGHSKEAIRFFVQLRRSGLVPDDVTMVSVASACGSYGDLSLAQQVHKCMLQAQSLERLSIMRLNSLVDMYSKCGRTDLALKVFDKMPGRDVSSWTSMIMGLATQGEAKHALDHFDRMVQEGVRPNQVTFVAVLTACAHAGLADEAVGYFDAMRGRYGIEPMVAHYGCMVDVLGRVGRVEEAKKMVEGMPMRGNAVIWGTMLGACERYGKVEIGEWVAGKLLELEPWNDGVYVVLSNIYAACGMWAEVERVRRLMWERRVVKTPGFSAATNSN comes from the exons ATGTGTTCGACGAATGGCCTCTTTCGCAATCTCTCAAAATCTATCAACTCACTCCGGCTCCTCCCCAACATCTGGCTCCACCTCCATCTCTCCTGTTCTCCATCGCCGGAATCCGACTCAGATGGCGCCGGTGCTGCCGCGAACCAACTTGAGTCATGCGCCGACCCTTCCTTGCTAATCCGACTCCATTCCCAGATGCTCCGCAACCACTTCCTCCGTTCGCCTTTCCACTGGAACGCCCTCATCCGCGCCTACCTCCGCCTCGCCTCTCCCCGTGCCGCCCTCCTCCTCTTCATCCAAATGTCACGCTCCGGCGCCTCCCCGGACTCCTACACCCTCCCCATCATCTTCAAAGCCATATCCCATTCCTTCATGCTCGTCACCGGCCGGCAGCTCCATTCCCTCTCGATCAAGCACGGTCTCGAGCTCAACGAGTACTGTAACAGCGGTCTCATCAACATCTATGCAAAAGCTGGTGAGTTTGATCACGCCCTCAAAGTGTTCGATGAAAGTTCTGAGAGAAAACTCGGTTCTTGGAATGCCATCATTAATGGTCTCGCACAAGGAGGGCACTCAAAGGAAGCCATACGTTTCTTTGTCCAGCTTCGGCGAAGTGGTCTAGTCCCGGATGATGTCACAATGGTGAGTGTCGCCTCGGCGTGCGGCTCCTACGGCGACCTTAGCCTAGCACAACAAGTACACAAATGCATGCTCCAAGCTCAAAGCTTGGAGAGACTCAGCATAATGAGATTGAATTCACTGGTTGACATGTACTCAAAGTGCGGCCGAACGGACCTAGCGCTCAAGGTGTTTGACAAAATGCCCGGCCGAGATGTATCATCCTGGACGTCAATGATCATGGGATTGGCAACACAAGGTGAAGCAAAACACGCACTGGACCACTTTGATAGAATGGTGCAAGAAGGTGTTCGGCCGAACCAGGTAACG TTCGTCGCCGTGCTGACAGCGTGCGCACACGCAGGCTTGGCCGATGAGGCTGTGGGTTACTTTGATGCAATGAGGGGGAGGTATGGAATTGAGCCAATGGTGGCGCATTATGGGTGCATGGTGGATGTGTTGGGGAGAGTGGGGAGGGTGGAAGAGGCGAAGAAGATGGTGGAAGGAATGCCGATGAGGGGGAATGCGGTGATATGGGGGACGATGTTGGGGGCGTGTGAGAGGTATGGGAAGGTGGAGATTGGGGAGTGGGTGGCCGGGAAGTTGCTGGAGTTGGAGCCATGGAACGATGGAGTGTATGTCGTTTTGTCGAACATCTATGCTGCATGTGGGATGTGGGCGGAGGTGGAGAGAGTGCGGAGGTTGATGTGGGAGAGGAGAGTCGTTAAGACTCCAGGGTTTAGCGCGGCAACTAATTCAAATTAA
- the LOC120259071 gene encoding nuclear pore complex protein NUP35: MSGSSRQSPFFRDLASPFPAHRTASRFATPGQAAAVSALRRENLAAISDIPPPPVFTLDDRADFSPEPGLAAGPPSPSPRTPPPPPKVWVEDGMGGTAQQSPGGVPSWLSPAKGNEEKGKGRGSPVNGVVQSGALVMLPPPREVVRPEAPKSSLPTGGLDEEEWVTVYGFFPGDINLVLREFEKCGLILKHVLGPRDANWMHILYQNRYDAQKALQKNGMQINGVLIVGVKPVDHMQRQYLDAKINSSGLGGFTASLHPLSANGRSSDVFPIGGTSRPSYLKSSMTATADSKPKSNGAIASPAKSVVSKVMDLMFGV, encoded by the exons ATGAGCGGCAGCTCCAGGCAATCGCCCTTCTTCCGTGACCTCGCGTCGCCGTTCCCGGCTCACCGGACGGCTTCCCGCTTCGCCACTCCTGGGCAAGCCGCCGCAGTTTCCGCCCTTCGTCGAGAGAATCTCGCGGCTATCTCCGACATCCCGCCGCCCCCCGTCTTCACGCTTGATGACCGCGCTGACTTCTCTCCCGAACCTGGGCTTGCCGCCGGCCCTCCGTCGCCTTCGCCCCGTACCCCACCGCCGCCTCCCAAGGTCTGGGTTGAGGATGGGATGGGCGGGACGGCGCAGCAGAGTCCAGGTGGGGTTCCTAGCTGGTTGTCGCCAGCAAAGGGGAATGAGGAGAAGGGGAAGGGACGCGGTTCACCGGTAAATGGGGTGGTGCAGTCCGGGGCGCTTGTGATGTTGCCGCCGCCGAGGGAGGTGGTGAGGCCGGAGGCGCCGAAGAGTAGCTTGCCGACGGGTGGGCTTGATGAAGAGGAATGGGTCACTGTTTACGG ATTTTTTCCTGGTGACATCAACTTGGTACTCCGTGAGTTCGAGAAATGTGGTCTAATCTTAAAGCATGTCCTTGGACCAAGGGATGCTAACTGGATGCATATTTTGTATCAG AATCGATATGATGCTCAGAAGGCTCTTCAAAAGAATGGAATGCAGATAAACGGCGTTCTTATAGTAGGGGTGAAGCCAGTGGATCACATGCAACGCCAATATCTGGATGCCAAGATAAACAgcagtggccttgggggtttCACTGCTTCCTTGCACCCACTGTCCGCAAATGGTCGTAGCTCTGATGTCTTTCCTATAGGCGGAACTTCTCGCCCATCTTATCTGAAATCGAGCATGACTGCCACTGCTGACAGTAAGCCTAAGTCGAACGGAGCAATTGCTTCACCCGCAAAATCAGTTGTCTCCAAAGTCATGGACTTAATGTTTGGTGTTTGA
- the LOC120259327 gene encoding probable inactive ATP-dependent zinc metalloprotease FTSHI 2, chloroplastic, translating to MAIIHFIPFLFLHGMKLPLNPHFSFSLQWWTSIDPSISMAFSSLASPFISSFSPIPKPHSLFRSSALPSLIFCVSNSGNGGRDDDDDARRTTLKLLQFSVTITIVAASLPQPRAHAKVSEKKRSSKRSDGLSPEDLKSWSRDLPSVHDRIPYTDIIDLKRDGKVKHIVKLSTASLRQRPDPVLVVLNDSRVLRAVLPTMERDERFWCSWDEESLNSLCINAYTPPIKKPEVPAPYLGWLAKVPRFFWSLTKKKPQSKRVMELERTRKELAARRKAELARVREEREMMEKALRTQKKIEERKQRLEARKTNYQDSLRQARENYKNMASMWASMAMDQNVATALGGVFFVIFYRTVVLSYRKQRKDYEDRLKIEKAEAEERKKMRQLEREMAGMEGDGDDENEKGGEDNAYLKMAKKFMQSGARVRRARSKRLPQYLERGIDVKFSDVAGLGNIRLELEEIVKFFTLGEVYRRRGVRIPGGILLCGPPGVGKTLLAKAVAGEAGVNFFSISASQFVEIYVGVGASRVRALYQEAKENAPSVVFIDELDAVGRERGLIKGSGGQERDATLNQLLVCLDGFEGRGDVITIAATNRPDILDPALVRPGRFDRKIYIPKPSLIGRVEILKVHARKKPMAEDVDYMAVASMTDGMVGAELANIIEVAAINMMRDGRPEITTDDLLQAAQIEERGMLDKKDRSLDMWNQLALNEAAMAIVAMNFPDLKNIEFVTIAPRAGRELGYVRVKMDHMKFTEGMLTRQSLLDHITVQVAPRAADELWYGESQLSTIWAETADNARSAARSFVLGGLSEKYYGLSNFWVADRINEIDLEALNILNMCYDRAKEILQRNRRLMDAVVDQLVQKKSLTKQEFFNLVDENGNLERMPPNILDIRAAKRAQFQQMLMTKK from the exons ATGGCCATTATCCATTTCATCCCATTTTTGTTCCTCCATGGCATGAAGCTCCCTCTAAACCctcatttctctttctctcttcaaTGGTGGACCTCCATTGATCCAAGCATCTCCATGGCCTTCTCCTCCCTCGCCTCCCCCTTCATCTCTTCCTTCTCTCCAATCCCCAAACCCCACTCCCTCTTCCGATCATCTGCTCTCCCTTCCCTAATCTTTTGCGTCTCTAACTCCGGCAATGGCGGAAgagacgatgatgatgatgcgaGAAGAACAACTCTAAAGCTCCTCCAATTCTCCGTGACCATCACCATCGTCGCTGCTTCCCTCCCCCAACCCCGAGCCCACGCCAAGGTCTCTGAGAAGAAACGATCCTCGAAGAGATCCGATGGGCTTTCTCCCGAGGACCTCAAGTCCTGGTCCCGCGACCTCCCCTCCGTCCACGACCGAATTCCCTACACCGACATCATTGACCTCAAGCGTGATGGCAAGGTCAAGCACATCGTCAAGCTCTCCACTGCCAGCTTGCGGCAGCGCCCTGATCCGGTGCTTGTTGTTTTGAATGATTCTAGGGTTCTTCGAGCTGTGTTGCCGACGATGGAGAGAGATGAGAGGTTCTGGTGTTCTTGGGATGAGGAGAGTCTAAATTCTCTATGCATCAATGCTTATACTCCTCCCATTAAGAAGCCGGAGGTGCCGGCGCCGTATCTTGGATGGCTGGCGAAGGTCCCGAGGTTTTTCTGGTCGTTGACGAAGAAGAAGCCACAGTCGAAGCGGGTGATGGAGCTGGAGCGAACGAGGAAAGAGCTTGCGGCCAGACGGAAGGCTGAGCTTGCAAGAGTGAGAGAAGAgagggaaatgatggagaaggCTCTCAGGACTCAGAAGAAGATCGAAGAAAGGAAGCAGAGGCTCGAGGCTAGGAAGACCAATTACCAGGATTCACTCCGACAAGCGAGGGAGAATTACAAGAACATGGCGAGCATGTGGGCTAGCATGGCGATGGATCAGAATGTTGCTACTGCACTTGGTGGCGTGTTCTTTGTCATCTTTTATAGGACTGTGGTGTTGAGCTATAGGAAGCAGAGGAAGGATTATGAGGATAGGCTGAAGATTGAAAAAGCCGAGGCAGAGGAGCGGAAGAAGATGAGACAGTTGGAGAGGGAGATGGCCGGGATGGAGGGTGATGGGGATGATGAGAATGAGAAGGGTGGAGAAGATAATGCTTACCTTAAAATGGCAAAGAAGTTTATGCAGTCTGGTGCAAGGGTAAGGCGAGCAAGGAGCAAGCGGCTGCCCCAGTATTTGGAGAGAGGAATTGATGTGAAGTTCTCTGATGTAGCTGGGCTTGGAAATATAAGGCTTGAGCTTGAGGAGATTGTTAAGTTTTTCACATTGGGGGAGGTTTATCGGAGGCGAGGAGTGAGAATACCAG GTGGCATACTTCTTTGTGGGCCTCCTGGGGTGGGTAAGACATTATTAGCAAAAGCTGTTGCTGGTGAGGCTggtgtcaattttttttcaatttcagcATCACAATTTGTGGAAATATATGTTGGTGTTGGTGCTTCTCGGGTGAGGGCACTCTATCAGGAAGCCAAGGAGAAT GCCCCTTCTGTCGTCTTCATTGACGAGCTGGATGCTGTCGGAAGGGAGCGCGGTCTGATTAAGGGTTCTGGTGGACAAGAACGGGATGCGACACTGAATCAG CTCCTTGTGTGCTTGGATGGATTTGAAGGAAGAGGTGATGTAATCACTATTGCAGCAACCAATAGACCAGATATCCTTGATCCTGCGTTGGTGAGGCCTGGGCgatttgatagaaaaatatacATCCCCAAGCCTAGCCTTATTGGTCGTGTTGAGATTCTCAag GTTCATGCTCGTAAGAAGCCAATGGCTGAAGATGTGGATTATATGGCTGTTGCTAGTATGACAGATGGAATGGTTGGTGCTGAGCTAGCCAACATAATTGAGGTTGCTGCTATAAACATGATGCGAGATGGACGCCCTGAG ATAACAACTGATGACCTTTTGCAAGCTGCACAAATAGAAGAGAGAGGAATGCTTGATAAAAAAGATAGGAGTTTGGACATGTGGAATCAACTAGCTCTTAACGAAGCAGCCATGGCTATTGTTGCTATGAATTTCcctgatttaaaaaatattgagttT GTCACAATTGCACCTCGAGCTGGTAGAGAATTGGGCTATGTGCGTGTGAAAATGGATCATATGAAATTTACTGAGGGAATGCTTAC TCGGCAGTCTCTTCTTGATCACATCACTGTCCAAGTGGCACCTCGTGCAGCTGATGAGCTATGGTATGGTGAGAGTCAG TTGAGCACAATTTGGGCAGAAACTGCAGACAATGCTCGGTCAGCGGCAAGGAGCTTTGTTCTAGGTGGACTTTCTGAGAAATATTATGGTCTATCAAATTTTTGGGTTGCAGATCGAATTAAT GAGATTGATTTGGAGGCTCTGAATATTCTTAATATGTGCTATGACCGTGCAAAAGAG ATCTTGCAACGCAACCGAAGGCTTATGGATGCTGTTGTCGATCAACTTGTTCAGAAGAAAAGTCTCACCAAACAAGAGTTTTTTAACTTGGTTGACGAAAATGGCAACCTTGAGCGTATGCCACCGAATATTCTTGACATCCGGGCTGCCAAGCGTGCGCAATTCCAACAGATGTTAATGACCAAAAAATAA
- the LOC120259328 gene encoding LOW QUALITY PROTEIN: nuclear pore complex protein NUP85 (The sequence of the model RefSeq protein was modified relative to this genomic sequence to represent the inferred CDS: deleted 1 base in 1 codon), with protein sequence MPGRASDPGDSLVPFSPEVRDPVVYPIRHGINPPLFRVFVSWSDGNLLNVACLQAPSPVSNTTARAAEPEADIGGKVVEVRLGEGDGEINEEQRRRIAYGSVPAFAMLQSRRNSLSMMSRMASSSFRNEWWQHVLEYSNQIKDLLGAPRLPSSSVIEDSKVVLQQIEEPSSLKAAWELMEIFYVDKQSSAWLPERLVDWLAGYDCILARTETAIYSKLVNVQKKIVKIQVIEDDPEYWEGISSALAVGWLDVVVKLLRLHGSYQLDQLGNRETENGLVEAVAVLVSTMPRMRADLPTGKLGQCCKTKPDFVKAWEKWRGHITKLECSAFWVQCGHRQTREGLRNLLQIMLGNIKNLTTSTCHWMELYISHFLFIRPFSTGLEGMHSLAQKCMQLKPSSNSSGLIGVFMGILGGNTEVVLAECSKAFGPWMVAHAMELLTATDDQADILLHEERYNLGGISMEELHRLVYAQVLSSHPLTWQIAPTYLASCSKQGLGLLEVLLYRQSVHNLRVTLKNLEICRLYELENMSACIMKIAGVYYWKHGRRGSGIHWLQQAHDEVRLNRIAQQLFECIGKSISDDSFKQWEGLIELLGSEVGTAGGLEFLHKYRDFKRSLQLVHDKKAADAARQTVESLVQLMRSPSTPRRFWLPLLHDSVHLLNWRGQALLNVSETNLLLSKLQELSMAKLHPDFSNFDLPAQALATVRLALAANLKQAILEES encoded by the exons ATGCCCGGCCGAGCGTCGGATCCCGGAGACTCCCTCGTCCCCTTCTCACCGGAGGTCCGAGACCCCGTCGTGTACCCAATCCGCCATGGCATCAATCCCCCGCTATTCCGGGTCTTTGTCTCCTGGTCCGATGGGAACCTCCTCAACGTTGCCTGCCTCCAAGCCCCATCGCCGGTGTCCAATACGACTGCGAGAGCCGCGGAACCGGAGGCTGACATTGGTGGGAAGGTGGTCGAGGTGAGGCTCGGCGAGGGTGATGGCGAGATCAACGAGGAGCAAAGGCGGAGGATCGCTTATGGGTCTGTTCCTGCTTTCGCGATGCTTCAGAGCCGGAGGAATTCCCTTTCGATGATGTCAAGGATGGCCTCCTCCTCTTTCCGCAATGAGTG GTGGCAGCATGTCCTGGAGTACAGTAATCAAATAAAAGATCTCCTTGGGGCCCCTAGACTTCCTTCTAGCTCAGTGATTGAAGACTCGAAGGTGGTTCTGCAG CAAATTGAAGAACCTTCCAGTTTAAAAGCAGCATGGGAGTTAATGGAAATATTTTATGTGGATAAGCAGTCATCAGCTTGGCTTCCTGAACGACTTGTCGATTGGTTAGCA GGTTATGATTGCATTCTGGCCAGAACGGAGACTGCAATCTACTCAAAGCTTGTCAATGTTCAGAAAAAGATTGTTAAAATACAG GTTATTGAAGATGATCCTGAATACTGGGAAGGCATATCCTCAGCTCTTGCTGTTGGCTGGCTTGATGTTGTT GTGAAATTGTTGAGATTACATGGATCTTATCAATTGGATCAACTAGGCAATCGTGAG ACAGAAAACGGTCTGGTGGAGGCAGTTGCTGTCCTTGTCTCAACAATGCCACGT ATGCGAGCTGATTTACCCACTGGAAAGTTAGGCCAATGCTGTAAAACTAAGCCAGATTTTGTCAAG GCTTGGGAGAAATGGCGTGGTCATATCACGAAACTGGAATGTAGTGCATTTTGGGTTCAATGTGGTCACCGCCAAACTCGAGAGGGCTTGAGAAATTTGCTACAGATAATGTTGGGAAACATTAAGAATCTGACCACATCAACTTGCCATTGGATGGAGTTGTATATATCTCACTTTCTTTTTATAAGGCCATTCTCAACG GGTTTGGAAGGGATGCACAGCTTAGCCCAGAAGTGCATGCAGTTGAAACCGTCCTCCAACTCTAGTGGTTTAATAGGTGTTTTTATGGGCATTCTTGGAGGGAACACTGAA GTTGTTTTAGCTGAATGCTCGAAAGCATTTGGACCTTG GATGGTTGCGCATGCCATGGAGTTGTTGACAGCTACTGATGATCAGGCTGACATTTTGTTGCATGAAGAGAGGTATAATTTGGGGGGTATCAGCATGGAAGAACTCCATCGGCTTGTTTATGCCCAAGTTTTATCTTCTCATCCTCTGACCTGGCAA ATTGCACCAACATACTTGGCATCATGCTCAAAGCAAGGATTAGGCTTGTTGGAGGTTCTGTTGTACAGGCAGTCTGTTCACAATCTTCGAGTAACTCTGAAG AACTTGGAAATCTGCCGCTTATATGAACTGGAAAATATGAGTGCGTGCATTATGAAG ATTGCTGGTGTGTATTACTGGAAACATGGTAGGAGAGGTTCTGGAATCCACTGGCTTCAGCAGGCTCATGATGAAGTTAGACTTAATAGGATTGCCCAACAGCTGTTTGAATGTATTGGGAAATCGATATCAGATGATAGTTTCAAG CAATGGGAAGGATTAATTGAGCTGCTTGGGTCAGAAGTTGGAACTGCAGGAGGACTTGAATTTCTTCACAA ATATCGGGATTTCAAGAGATCTCTTCAGCTGGTGCATGATAAAAAAGCTGCTGATGCTGCCCGGCAGACAGTGGAATCACTTGTGCAG CTTATGAGAAGTCCATCTACACCAAGACGTTTCTGGCTTCCTTTGCTGCATGATTCT GTTCACTTACTCAACTGGCGTGGTCAGGCCCTGCTTAATGTTT